The following proteins are encoded in a genomic region of Verrucomicrobiota bacterium:
- the fliJ gene encoding flagellar export protein FliJ: protein MKAFRFPLQAVLTLRMDRETKALEAFAQAQSEFEKIAARFRQIQEEIEGVFDRRRATLKTTASSEDMQQLQQGLKALQETSRHCQAELEKAKAILEEKSRILLEARQQREIVEKVHQRQSARHQLQTARQEQRMLDDLATLKSIGDFALKWR, encoded by the coding sequence ATGAAAGCATTTCGTTTTCCTTTGCAGGCTGTGCTGACGCTCCGAATGGATCGCGAGACGAAAGCATTGGAGGCGTTTGCCCAGGCTCAATCGGAGTTTGAGAAGATCGCCGCCCGATTCCGGCAGATTCAAGAGGAAATCGAAGGCGTGTTCGACCGCCGCCGCGCGACGCTGAAAACCACGGCCAGTTCGGAGGACATGCAGCAACTGCAGCAAGGCCTTAAAGCACTGCAAGAAACATCGCGCCATTGCCAGGCGGAATTGGAAAAGGCGAAGGCGATTCTCGAAGAAAAATCCCGAATTCTGCTCGAAGCCCGCCAGCAGCGGGAGATTGTGGAAAAGGTCCATCAGCGACAGTCGGCCCGGCACCAACTCCAGACCGCGCGGCAGGAACAAAGAATGCTTGACGATCTGGCGACCCTGAAATCCATCGGCGATTTCGCCTTGAAATGGAGGTAA